AGTGCTGAACATCAGAAAGAATGCCGGCCTCTGCGACGTCTCGACCCTCGGCAAGATCGAAATCTTCGGCCGCGATGCCGCGACCTTCCTCGATCGGATCTATTGCAATAGCTTCGCCAAGCTCCCCGTCGGCAGGGCGCGCTATGGCATCATGCTGCGCGAGGACGGCTTTATCTATGACGACGGCACCACCAGCCGGTTCAGCGACGAGCATTTCTTCATGACGACGACGACCGCGCTTGCCGCGGGCGTCCTCACCCATCTCGAATTCTGCGCCCAGACGCTCTGGCCAGAGCTCGACGTCTGCTTCGCCTCCTCGACCGATCAGTGGCGCAGATGGCCGTGGCCGGGCCGAAGTCGCGCGCCATTCTCTCGCAGATCGTCGACGAGGACATATCCGACGCCGCCTTCCCTTCATGAGCGCCCGCGAGGTTCACTGTTTGGCGGCCGCCTCGAAGGCCGGCTCTTCCGGATCTCCTTCTCGGGCGAACTCGCCTACGAGCTTGCCGTGCCTGCTGGTTACGGCGAAGGCGTCGCCGACGCCGTCATGGCATCAGGCGAGAACACGGCATCTGCGCTTACGGCGCCGAAGCGCTCGGCGTCATGCGAATCGAAAAGGGCCATATCACCCATGCGGAATCAACGGCACGGTGACGCCAGGCGACCTCGGCTTCGGCCGCATGGTTTCGTCGACCAAGCCCGATTTCATCGGCAAGGCGATGCTCGCGCGCAAGGCCTGCAGGATCCCGAGCGCCCGCGCCTCGTCGGCGTCAAGCCGCTCAACCCGGCAAGCGGCTTTCGCACCGGCTCGCACATCCTGGCGGAGGGCGCTGCGGCGACGCTCGAAAACGATCAGGGCTACGTTACGTCAAGCGCCTTCTCGCCGAGCCTCGGCCATACGATCGGCCTGGCGCTCGTCCGGCGCGGGCCTGAGCGCGTCGGCGAAAGGTGACGGTCTGGAACGGCCTGCGCAATGAATTCACCGATGCGGTGCTCTGCCATCCCGTCTTTATCGATCCCGAAAACGAGAAGCTCCATGCCTGATCTTCCCCAGCACCGGTCGGTTCTCGCCGGGACGGCACATAGCAGCATAGCGGCATCAGGCATCCGGCTAGAAGCCCTGCCGGAGGCCATCTGCTGCATGTGCTCGGCGCGATCGAACCGGCGGCGCTTGCGGCTGAGCTGGCGAAAGCGGGCTTTGCGGAAAGTTCGATCCGCAAGCCGGTTTCAGGCAATGGTTCGTCGCCGGCGACCAGCCGCTTGCCCACGCAGGTCTGAGGCTCTTACGGCGGCGCTTGCGGGAAAAGCCTTCGTCACGGACCAGAGCCACGGCCGCATCCGCATCGGCGTTTCCGGCCACTCCTCAAGGTTGCTTCTTTCCAAAGGCACGGCGGTCGATCTCGATCCTGCCGCCTTTGCGGAAGGCAGTTCTGTGATGACGATGGTCGGTCACATCTCGGTGCAGATCGCCCGCACTGGCGACGACACCTTCGAGCTGACGGTCCTGCGCAGCTTCGCCGAAAGCCTCTGGGAGGATCTCAGCTACATGGCCGCGAGCGCCGTAAAGGACGAGGCATGAGATGTGCTCCAGCGCTGCCTGTCTTTTCAGGCGGATGCTGTAGCGCTTCCAACCTGCGTCGGCCGATGCGCTAAGCGCGTCGCATCAAATTCGATCCGTACACTTCTGGGCGACAGGCATTAGCCCCGAAACGTATAGTCGCTGATCGAATCCGGCTTCATCTCGATGGAAAAACCGGGCAGGCTGGGCGGCATATAGGCGGCGTTCTCGATCCGGCAGGGATCGAGGAAATGTTCGTGGAGGTGATCGACATATTCGATGACGCGGCCCTCCCGGGTGCCTGACACCGCGACATAGTCGATCATCGACAGATGCTGCACATATTCGCAGAGCCCGACGCCGCCGGCATGCGGCCAGACCGGCAGGCCGAACTTGGCGGCGATCAGCAGGACGGCGAGAACCTCGTTCAGCCCGCCCATGCGGCAGGAATCGATCTGGACGATATCGATCGCGCCTTCGGCGATGAACTGCTTGAACATGATCCGGTTCTGGCACATCTCGCCGGTTGCGACCTTCACCGGGCTGATTGCCTGGCGGATCTTGCGGTGGCCGGCGACATCGTCGGGGCTTGTGGGCTCCTCGATGAAGAAGGGCTTGGCGAAAGCAAGCGCCTTGACCCATTCGATCGCCTGGCCGACGTCCCAGACCTGGTTGGCGTCGATCATCAGGTAGCGATCGGGACCGATGACTTCGCGGGCGATCCGCAGACGGCGGATATCGTCGTCCAGATCGCGGCCGACTTTCATCTTGATATGGTTGAAGCCGGCATCGATCGCCTCCTGGCAGAGCCGACTCAATTTCTCATCCTCATAACCCAGCCAACCGGCCGAGGTCGTGTAACAGGCGTAACCCTCCTTTTCGAGGATGGCGATACGTTCCGCCTTGCCGCCTTCAGCCTTCTTGAGGATAGCGACCGCTTCATCGCGCGTCAGCACGTCGGTGAGGTAGCGGTAGTCGACGATATCGGCGATTTCCTCAGGCGACATGTTGGCGACGAGCCGCCAGACCGGCTTGCCGGCCTGTTTTGCGAGCAGATCCCAGACGGCGTTGACGACCGCGCCGGTCGCCAGGTGAATGGCGCCTTTTTCCGGACCGATCCAGCGCAACTGGCTGTCGCTCGTCAGATGCCGCCAGAATTTGCCGGGATGGGCGAGCACCTCGCCGAGGTCGGCGCCGACGACGAGGTGGCGCATCGCTTCGATCGCCATGCAGCAGATGTCGTTGCCGCGGCCGATGGTGAAGGTCAGGCCATGGCCGGCAAGGCCCGGGGCGTCCGTATCGAGAATGACATAGGCGGCCGAATAGTCGGGATCGGGGTTCATCGCATCCGATCCATCCAGGCTTTGCGAGGTGGGAAAGCGAAGATCGAAGACGCGAAGGTCGGTGATGCGGGTCATGTTGTGTTCCTCCCGATTTATTGGCCAATTGCGATAGCCGGGTCGGCCGGCTATCTGCCGGCCGGCTATCGCCGGCCGTCACTGCCTGACGTCAGATCGTCCAGCCGCCGTCGATGGCGATCGCCTGGCCGACGTGTAGGTGGCGCCGGCGAGATAGACGGCGAGGTCTGCGATCTCTTCCGGCGAGCCGAGCCGGCCCATCGGCTGCCGGGCGATGAAGGCCGCGCGCGCCGCATCGTAATCGCCCTGGGCGCGCATGCGGTCCTGTAACGACGGACTCTCCACCGTGCCGGGGCAGATGGCGTTGCAGCGGATGCCTTGCGAGACGTAGTCGGCGGCGACGGATTTGGTGAGCCCGATGACAGCCGCTTTGGTGACGCCGTAGGCGAAGCGGTTCGGCACACCTTTGATGCTGGAGGCGACGGAAGCCATGTTGATGATCGCCCCATCCTTCCGCTCGAGCATGTCGGGCAGCACCGCCCGGATGGTGCGGATCATCGCCTTGACGTTGAGGTCG
This window of the Rhizobium bangladeshense genome carries:
- a CDS encoding glycine cleavage T C-terminal barrel domain-containing protein; the encoded protein is MHLRDLGLAVREGYGHVELAKRYTTSGMATDQGKLSNINAIGILAEARGVSPAEVGTTTFRPFYTPVSFGALTGASRGKDFQPARKSPLHGWAKKNGAVFVETGLWYRSSWFPRAGETTWRESVDREVLNIRKNAGLCDVSTLGKIEIFGRDAATFLDRIYCNSFAKLPVGRARYGIMLREDGFIYDDGTTSRFSDEHFFMTTTTALAAGVLTHLEFCAQTLWPELDVCFASSTDQWRRWPWPGRSRAPFSRRSSTRTYPTPPSLHERPRGSLFGGRLEGRLFRISFSGELAYELAVPAGYGEGVADAVMASGENTASALTAPKRSASCESKRAISPMRNQRHGDARRPRLRPHGFVDQARFHRQGDARAQGLQDPERPRLVGVKPLNPASGFRTGSHILAEGAAATLENDQGYVTSSAFSPSLGHTIGLALVRRGPERVGER
- a CDS encoding L-fuconate dehydratase, yielding MTRITDLRVFDLRFPTSQSLDGSDAMNPDPDYSAAYVILDTDAPGLAGHGLTFTIGRGNDICCMAIEAMRHLVVGADLGEVLAHPGKFWRHLTSDSQLRWIGPEKGAIHLATGAVVNAVWDLLAKQAGKPVWRLVANMSPEEIADIVDYRYLTDVLTRDEAVAILKKAEGGKAERIAILEKEGYACYTTSAGWLGYEDEKLSRLCQEAIDAGFNHIKMKVGRDLDDDIRRLRIAREVIGPDRYLMIDANQVWDVGQAIEWVKALAFAKPFFIEEPTSPDDVAGHRKIRQAISPVKVATGEMCQNRIMFKQFIAEGAIDIVQIDSCRMGGLNEVLAVLLIAAKFGLPVWPHAGGVGLCEYVQHLSMIDYVAVSGTREGRVIEYVDHLHEHFLDPCRIENAAYMPPSLPGFSIEMKPDSISDYTFRG